A genomic window from Synechococcus sp. CBW1107 includes:
- a CDS encoding DUF5677 domain-containing protein → MSHELDSAVAAILDRLGSWLDSRVETSEWRLPGSKDESEQDQKVRVVISFLLRAYHDLHAVKHLASSGMVVQALVIVRSLVEMAIDLRYIATNPLQLSSLYVEHEGISLLRDGVEIRDQGVTLPQQVLDRLDGLHERSIRFYELLSHIEGKEIRKVPGGSWTIQDRKHREQIGRATINDGINLYSLYKSLCVFAHGEARMVKNYLCMKNGSMAFRLGPSWHKQPYALYLSILAIRSILIAAMRIGAPIQKEVFDIDLQLDQELIDEILASGGALEQFSGQ, encoded by the coding sequence GTGTCGCACGAGCTTGACTCTGCAGTAGCCGCAATCCTTGATAGGCTTGGCTCCTGGCTTGATTCAAGAGTCGAAACTAGTGAATGGAGATTACCAGGTTCCAAGGACGAATCCGAACAAGATCAGAAGGTAAGGGTCGTGATATCTTTTTTGCTAAGAGCATATCACGATCTACATGCTGTTAAACATCTGGCCTCTAGTGGCATGGTGGTTCAAGCGCTTGTCATTGTCAGATCTCTCGTAGAAATGGCAATTGACTTGAGATACATTGCTACAAACCCGCTGCAGCTTTCATCCCTCTATGTGGAGCACGAAGGCATCTCCCTGCTTAGAGATGGTGTTGAAATAAGGGATCAAGGTGTGACGCTCCCTCAGCAAGTATTGGATAGACTTGATGGCTTGCATGAGAGAAGTATCAGATTCTATGAGCTGTTATCGCATATAGAAGGAAAGGAAATCCGTAAGGTCCCGGGTGGCTCATGGACTATTCAGGACAGGAAGCACCGAGAGCAGATTGGTCGCGCGACGATTAACGACGGAATCAACCTTTATAGTCTTTATAAATCGCTTTGCGTCTTTGCGCATGGCGAAGCGCGAATGGTCAAAAACTACCTTTGCATGAAAAATGGATCAATGGCATTCAGACTAGGTCCTTCGTGGCATAAGCAACCCTACGCGCTCTATCTCTCTATCTTGGCGATTAGGTCGATTCTGATTGCTGCAATGAGGATTGGAGCCCCAATTCAGAAAGAGGTGTTTGATATCGACTTACAGCTCGACCAAGAACTTATTGATGAAATACTGGCTAGCGGCGGCGCTTTGGAGCAATTTTCAGGCCAATAG
- a CDS encoding IS256 family transposase: MTLTHSGASELSQLMEGTTAGALIPEIVRRGFQDLLEAEVSALTGAQLHERCPDQRSTHRNGYRERLLTTQVGDLSLAIPRLRQGSFFPSWLEPRRRVDKALYAVVMEAYTGGISTRKVDALVEALGGASGISKSEVSRICQGLDEQVKAFLGRPLDHARFPYVYLDATYLHGRLGRNMQVVSRAVVVAIGINALGYREVLGIAVGDSEAEGFWRQFLGSLKERGLDGTRLVISDAHLGLTAAIKRMFQGSSWQRCRVHFLRNLLSHVPKAGQDMVAAAMKAVFVIQAPDQVRAHWQRVTEMLRKQFPGAVPVMEAARDDVLAFLHFPQEHWRKVWSTNPLERLNKEIKRRTNVVGIFPNDPAIVRLVGSQLLEQQEEWQLERRRFFSEATMAKIPEPEEPLELTDADPNAQPAATIS, encoded by the coding sequence ATGACCCTCACCCATAGTGGCGCCTCCGAGCTGAGCCAGCTCATGGAGGGCACCACCGCTGGCGCCCTGATCCCAGAGATCGTGCGCCGGGGTTTCCAGGACCTGCTGGAAGCCGAGGTTTCTGCCCTCACGGGCGCTCAACTCCATGAGCGCTGCCCCGATCAGCGCTCCACCCATCGCAACGGCTACCGGGAGCGGCTGCTCACCACCCAGGTGGGCGACCTCAGCCTGGCCATTCCCAGGTTGCGGCAGGGCAGCTTCTTTCCCAGCTGGCTGGAGCCACGCCGCCGGGTGGACAAGGCGCTCTACGCCGTGGTGATGGAGGCCTACACCGGCGGGATCTCCACCCGCAAGGTCGACGCCCTGGTGGAGGCGCTGGGCGGGGCCAGCGGCATCTCCAAATCGGAGGTGAGCCGCATCTGCCAGGGGCTCGATGAGCAGGTGAAAGCCTTTCTGGGCCGGCCGCTTGACCATGCCCGCTTTCCCTACGTCTACCTCGACGCCACCTACCTCCACGGCCGCCTGGGCCGAAATATGCAGGTGGTGTCGCGGGCGGTGGTGGTGGCGATCGGCATCAATGCCCTCGGCTACCGCGAAGTTCTCGGCATTGCCGTGGGCGACAGCGAGGCGGAGGGCTTCTGGCGTCAGTTCCTGGGCTCACTCAAGGAGCGTGGCCTCGACGGCACCCGCCTGGTGATCTCGGATGCCCACCTGGGCCTGACGGCAGCGATCAAGCGGATGTTCCAGGGCAGTAGCTGGCAGAGGTGCCGGGTGCACTTCCTGCGCAACCTGCTGAGCCATGTGCCCAAGGCCGGCCAGGACATGGTGGCCGCTGCCATGAAAGCGGTGTTCGTGATCCAGGCTCCAGATCAGGTGCGCGCCCACTGGCAGCGGGTCACCGAGATGCTGCGCAAGCAGTTCCCCGGCGCCGTGCCCGTGATGGAAGCCGCCCGGGACGACGTGCTGGCCTTCCTGCACTTCCCCCAGGAGCACTGGCGCAAGGTCTGGAGCACCAACCCGCTCGAGCGCCTCAACAAGGAGATCAAACGCCGCACCAACGTGGTCGGCATCTTCCCCAATGATCCAGCGATCGTGCGCCTGGTGGGCAGCCAGCTGCTGGAGCAGCAGGAGGAATGGCAGCTGGAGCGTCGCCGCTTCTTCTCTGAGGCCACCATGGCCAAGATCCCAGAGCCAGAAGAGCCCTTGGAGCTCACCGATGCAGATCCGAACGCCCAGCCGGCTGCAACCATCAGCTGA
- a CDS encoding terminase, with protein MTASTTITAMPAPVFTPQAPAEGGLLLPELDPWGDGGLLYLPTATAAEPSEPQSLRSFIAEAYPRYGFHHWAELLIDLLQQVADGQLSRLIVTCPPRLGKSLLVSKLFPAYFLQRYPHLFAAIASYSAELAYAHSREARHFYRVTGHLLARDSAAVGNWLTRQRGGCIAAGVDGPFTGKGYSLGIIDDPYKGPGDAASPALRQKLIDWLRSVWLTRAEPASVLGPDGREQPNLSAQVVVLTRWDHQDVIGWLYEQELGEAPQHWTVLDLPAIAEDPTDRPQMPPTCTLIPDWRHPGEALCPERFPLPELLKIRARLGAYWWAALYQQRPSPASGSIFLRQWIRPPFPREGTGTAAGRQRQYALLALSCDLSFKGEAESDYCGFCLAGLLAPPPRSINPRSGEPEGQLQCNALEMEVLWAARHRFGLPEVIRFLLGCLEALEQQGLRPNAVLIEDAANGPAVLQILRRRVPGMLPITARGSKETRAHAVAPLVEAGQIRFHHRAQPLVEEAIRFPKGSKDLVDAFCQGALWLEGRYWKAQGIQPVVTPLLVSR; from the coding sequence ATGACGGCGAGCACCACCATCACCGCGATGCCTGCACCGGTGTTCACGCCACAGGCCCCTGCAGAAGGCGGATTGCTGTTGCCGGAGCTCGACCCATGGGGCGACGGTGGCCTGCTGTACCTCCCCACGGCCACTGCTGCCGAGCCATCGGAACCCCAGAGCCTGCGCAGCTTCATCGCCGAGGCCTACCCCCGCTACGGCTTCCACCACTGGGCTGAGCTGCTGATCGACCTGCTCCAGCAAGTGGCCGATGGCCAGCTGAGCAGGCTGATCGTCACCTGTCCTCCCCGGCTGGGGAAGAGCCTCCTGGTGTCCAAGCTGTTCCCGGCCTACTTCCTGCAGCGCTACCCGCATCTCTTTGCGGCGATCGCCTCGTACTCAGCCGAGCTGGCCTACGCGCACTCCCGAGAAGCCCGCCACTTCTACCGGGTGACCGGCCACCTGCTGGCCCGCGATTCGGCGGCGGTGGGCAACTGGCTGACGCGGCAGCGGGGCGGCTGCATCGCCGCCGGTGTGGATGGGCCGTTCACGGGCAAGGGCTACAGCCTGGGAATCATTGACGACCCTTACAAGGGTCCCGGTGATGCCGCCAGCCCTGCGCTGCGGCAGAAGCTGATCGACTGGTTGCGCTCGGTGTGGCTGACCCGCGCCGAGCCGGCTTCTGTGTTGGGGCCGGACGGCAGGGAGCAGCCGAACCTTTCGGCCCAGGTGGTGGTGCTCACCCGCTGGGACCACCAAGACGTGATCGGCTGGCTGTACGAGCAGGAGCTGGGCGAGGCCCCCCAGCACTGGACCGTGCTCGATCTGCCGGCCATCGCCGAGGACCCGACCGATCGCCCCCAGATGCCGCCCACCTGCACCCTTATCCCCGACTGGCGCCACCCAGGCGAGGCGCTGTGTCCAGAGCGGTTCCCCCTGCCGGAACTGCTCAAGATCAGAGCCCGCCTCGGTGCCTACTGGTGGGCGGCGTTGTACCAGCAGCGGCCCAGCCCGGCGTCGGGCTCGATTTTCCTGCGCCAGTGGATCAGGCCGCCCTTCCCCCGCGAGGGGACAGGAACGGCCGCTGGCCGGCAGCGGCAGTACGCGCTGCTGGCCCTCTCCTGCGACCTGAGTTTCAAGGGGGAGGCGGAGAGCGACTATTGCGGCTTCTGCCTGGCCGGCCTGCTGGCACCACCGCCCAGGTCGATCAACCCGCGCAGCGGTGAACCCGAGGGGCAGCTGCAGTGCAACGCCTTGGAGATGGAAGTGCTGTGGGCAGCGCGGCATCGCTTTGGCCTGCCGGAGGTAATCCGCTTCCTGCTCGGCTGCCTGGAGGCATTGGAGCAGCAGGGCTTGAGGCCCAATGCGGTTCTGATCGAAGACGCCGCCAATGGCCCGGCGGTGCTGCAGATCCTCAGGCGCCGCGTGCCGGGGATGCTGCCTATCACCGCTCGCGGCAGCAAGGAAACCCGCGCCCATGCCGTCGCCCCCCTGGTGGAGGCGGGGCAGATCCGTTTCCACCACCGCGCCCAGCCCCTGGTGGAGGAAGCGATCCGCTTCCCCAAGGGCAGCAAGGACCTGGTGGATGCCTTCTGCCAAGGAGCCCTGTGGCTGGAGGGCCGCTACTGGAAGGCCCAGGGCATCCAGCCGGTGGTGACGCCGCTGCTGGTGAGTCGGTGA
- a CDS encoding AAA family ATPase, producing the protein MASAEPASAPTLACIDHAAAQQFLSLLGKDPTSARLRAFPHRANPAKEVIGARKGPFDLELADQWQREGRGIYLVINDGGDRKSEITACRALFVEWDDRPIDCQLNAWRELALPEPSLIVLSGGKSAHCYWLLHRPIPPQEWAPLQTELIAYAGGDPHCKDASRVMRLPGCWYVDASGEPTALVELVHVSGHRYTPEDIALALLPDEFAESAADPSPQQAIPLEQPCEGSSSGIPLPELGDEDYGPPRPLEQIRAALTAIPRRVAGSNTYADYRNLLWGLIQACEQAGHDRELAIALMEAHSPSASCGWDIRQVASSGGEQISAATFWFHARQHGWLPPEPAHTPRPPGAQATGSRRSQGDTGGRHPGGRSNERSSSTKGAGTRQQRFYPRPDTPVRWGKVHLPINRRLNALEHCIRSLVGRERNSLRRSARVREAHAALQLKTALRLQEIGQLILEAHDLRNGNRFRGLDQAERLAMPQPVVAWEIPGCIPRRDLSIVGGRAKVGKTRLVHALARCLLCVEDFLGFGAPDEPRPVILVTDDQGDGDTAQMLQQLGIWDHPLLLWSRRFRVTEANLDALLACLAAHPGAVVILDSLRSITRSCCFGENDPEMGSLIYDLKHQITDAGGTLLLIHHCNKANDTTGTEALSGHNAIAGAANTILTLHYLAKGNRLIKDSPQRRLVREARSGPPADLVVAIDGNSGTFARLGTYDDLQEQQEQESDLDRAGQRLRKANEKQQEALRYLQALHASGLAGIGLLELLQAIGMAPAEARLKRDLEGEALTTYKGLGRFLGSLDGLVTSTRVGTSGQSYYLRYGLSDAGAEWLAREFNL; encoded by the coding sequence ATGGCCAGCGCTGAACCAGCCTCCGCCCCCACGCTGGCCTGTATCGACCACGCCGCTGCCCAGCAGTTCCTCTCCCTGCTGGGCAAGGACCCCACCAGCGCCCGGCTGCGCGCCTTCCCCCACCGCGCCAACCCCGCCAAGGAAGTGATTGGCGCCCGCAAAGGCCCCTTTGACCTGGAGCTGGCGGACCAGTGGCAGCGGGAAGGCCGCGGCATCTACCTGGTGATCAACGACGGCGGTGACCGCAAGAGCGAGATCACCGCTTGCCGTGCCCTGTTCGTGGAGTGGGACGACCGGCCGATCGATTGTCAGCTGAACGCCTGGCGGGAGCTGGCACTACCGGAGCCGTCGCTGATCGTGCTCAGCGGCGGCAAGTCAGCCCACTGCTACTGGCTGCTGCACCGCCCCATCCCGCCGCAGGAGTGGGCACCGCTGCAGACGGAGCTGATCGCCTATGCCGGCGGCGACCCCCACTGCAAGGACGCCTCGCGGGTGATGCGGCTGCCGGGCTGCTGGTACGTGGATGCCTCCGGTGAGCCCACCGCTCTGGTGGAGCTGGTGCACGTGAGCGGCCACCGCTACACGCCGGAGGACATTGCCCTGGCGCTGCTGCCAGATGAGTTCGCTGAATCCGCTGCAGACCCGTCGCCCCAGCAAGCCATCCCCTTGGAGCAGCCCTGCGAGGGTTCATCCAGCGGCATTCCGCTGCCCGAGCTGGGCGACGAGGACTACGGGCCGCCGCGGCCACTGGAGCAGATCCGCGCTGCCCTGACGGCCATCCCCCGCCGCGTGGCGGGCAGCAACACCTACGCCGACTACCGCAATCTCCTCTGGGGACTGATCCAGGCCTGCGAGCAGGCCGGCCACGACCGTGAGCTGGCGATCGCCCTGATGGAGGCCCACAGCCCATCGGCCAGCTGCGGCTGGGACATCCGCCAGGTGGCCAGCTCCGGCGGCGAGCAGATCAGCGCCGCCACCTTCTGGTTCCACGCCCGTCAGCACGGCTGGCTGCCGCCGGAGCCGGCCCACACCCCCAGGCCTCCCGGAGCGCAGGCCACAGGCAGCCGCCGAAGCCAGGGCGACACCGGCGGGCGCCATCCCGGTGGCAGGAGCAACGAGCGCAGCAGCAGCACCAAAGGTGCCGGCACCCGCCAGCAGCGCTTCTACCCCAGACCCGACACCCCGGTGCGCTGGGGAAAGGTGCATCTGCCGATCAACCGCCGCCTCAACGCCTTGGAACACTGCATCCGTTCCCTGGTGGGGCGAGAGCGCAACAGCCTGCGCCGCTCCGCTCGCGTCCGCGAGGCCCACGCCGCCCTGCAACTGAAAACGGCCCTTCGGCTGCAGGAGATCGGCCAGCTAATCCTCGAGGCCCACGACCTGCGCAACGGCAACCGCTTTCGCGGCCTCGATCAGGCCGAGCGCCTGGCGATGCCGCAACCCGTGGTGGCCTGGGAGATCCCCGGCTGCATCCCCCGCCGCGACCTCTCGATCGTGGGCGGCCGGGCCAAGGTGGGCAAGACGCGGCTGGTGCATGCCCTCGCCCGCTGCCTGCTCTGCGTCGAGGACTTTCTCGGGTTCGGGGCCCCGGACGAGCCAAGGCCGGTGATCCTGGTGACCGACGACCAGGGCGACGGCGACACCGCCCAGATGCTGCAACAGCTGGGGATCTGGGATCACCCGTTGCTGCTTTGGTCGCGCCGCTTCCGGGTCACCGAGGCCAACCTTGATGCCCTGCTGGCCTGCCTGGCCGCACACCCGGGGGCTGTGGTGATCCTCGATTCGCTGCGCTCAATCACACGCAGCTGCTGCTTTGGCGAAAACGACCCCGAGATGGGCTCGCTGATCTACGACCTCAAGCACCAGATCACCGATGCCGGCGGCACGTTGCTGTTGATCCACCACTGCAACAAGGCCAACGACACCACCGGTACCGAGGCCCTCTCGGGCCACAACGCCATCGCCGGAGCGGCCAACACGATCCTCACCCTGCACTACCTGGCCAAGGGCAACCGGCTGATCAAGGACTCGCCCCAGCGACGCCTGGTGCGCGAGGCCCGCTCTGGGCCGCCGGCGGATCTGGTGGTGGCGATTGACGGCAACAGCGGGACCTTCGCGCGGCTCGGCACCTACGACGACCTGCAGGAGCAGCAGGAGCAGGAGAGCGATCTCGATCGCGCCGGCCAGAGGCTGCGCAAGGCCAATGAGAAGCAGCAAGAGGCCCTGCGTTACCTCCAGGCCCTCCATGCCAGCGGTCTGGCTGGAATCGGTCTGCTGGAGCTGCTGCAGGCGATCGGCATGGCGCCGGCTGAGGCACGGCTCAAGCGAGACCTGGAGGGAGAAGCCCTGACCACTTACAAGGGCCTGGGCCGATTCCTCGGCAGCCTGGATGGCCTGGTGACGTCCACCCGTGTGGGCACCAGCGGCCAGAGTTACTACCTGCGCTACGGGCTCAGTGACGCCGGGGCGGAATGGCTGGCCCGTGAGTTCAATCTGTAG
- a CDS encoding helix-turn-helix transcriptional regulator, producing MSSEYRYIEAKQLEAGQEFGRMLRRWRELNNWTQYTAYKWAKEAGFEVMAPSTLSVFENGKAPKPRPESFFALAEVNRRLAAKDFSGVRTRALKDLISQARPLVDDEGRVWGPAEFWSCHLGLLPVPTTYQAPAVPAQPEVDAAEAAKLSEQWRSQLVQTAKQHGIGVMEALSSAAKAAPAKQRQAFQAMLAGFEPYSAEQLQGMWDGEAWLPQRWLEEWSIKSGAS from the coding sequence ATGTCCTCTGAGTACCGGTACATCGAGGCCAAACAGCTCGAAGCCGGTCAGGAGTTCGGCCGGATGCTGAGGCGCTGGCGGGAGCTGAACAACTGGACCCAGTACACGGCCTACAAGTGGGCCAAGGAGGCCGGCTTTGAAGTGATGGCCCCCAGCACCTTGAGCGTGTTCGAGAACGGCAAGGCACCCAAGCCACGCCCGGAGAGCTTCTTTGCCCTGGCGGAGGTGAACCGCCGACTGGCCGCCAAAGACTTCAGCGGCGTGCGCACCCGAGCCCTCAAGGACCTGATCAGCCAGGCCAGGCCTCTGGTGGATGACGAGGGACGGGTGTGGGGGCCGGCGGAGTTCTGGAGCTGCCACCTGGGCCTGCTGCCGGTGCCGACCACCTACCAGGCGCCTGCGGTGCCGGCCCAGCCAGAGGTCGATGCCGCAGAAGCGGCGAAGCTGAGCGAGCAGTGGCGCAGCCAGCTGGTGCAGACCGCCAAGCAGCACGGCATCGGCGTGATGGAGGCCCTGAGTTCCGCCGCCAAGGCGGCGCCAGCCAAGCAGCGGCAGGCCTTTCAGGCGATGCTGGCCGGCTTTGAGCCGTACTCCGCCGAGCAGCTGCAGGGCATGTGGGACGGAGAGGCGTGGCTGCCGCAGCGCTGGCTGGAGGAATGGTCCATCAAGTCGGGTGCCAGCTGA
- a CDS encoding IS3 family transposase produces the protein MKPTYDTAVRDQVRQRMSPPNRESVAEIARSTGITTQTLYNWRSQWQKQGQLVPATTKPPEQWSALDKLAAVIQAAGLSGPDLGAFCRERGLYPKQLARWRQAAEDANGPSAPSMADQRELQRKNQELIRQNRRLQRELEKKEKALSEAATLLMLSKKARSAVATGRGTMIPPEDRSQLMELFREGLKEGASATAIADLIGICSRTLRRWGIAFQTHGFSQDRRKGSPRNVAHRFTPEERQRLIHIVNDPRFADLTPAQIVAILAEERIYVGSESTIYRIMRQEGLLNHRGRTRLPREPREVPVLEATGIHQVLAWDITLLPGPVKGQFYYLYMVMDVWSRRILGAEVHEHECSELASAFFDRVCRDEGISKETAAVLHSDNGAPMRSFTLAAKMAELGVSLSFSRPRVSNDNAYAESWFRTMKYHQSYPLRRFRDLLSVKAWVDGFVEWYNAEHRHSGIKYVTPNQRHYGQADAICAIRQQTYEEARQRHPQRWSRPPRNWLQPQVVSINHPRPQKPVAA, from the coding sequence ATGAAACCGACCTATGACACCGCTGTGCGGGACCAAGTCCGCCAGCGCATGAGCCCGCCAAACCGGGAGAGCGTGGCCGAGATCGCCCGCTCTACCGGGATCACGACCCAGACCCTCTACAACTGGCGCAGCCAGTGGCAGAAGCAGGGTCAGCTCGTGCCAGCCACCACCAAGCCGCCAGAGCAGTGGAGCGCTCTCGACAAGCTGGCCGCTGTGATCCAGGCGGCCGGCCTGAGTGGCCCTGATCTCGGGGCCTTCTGCCGTGAGCGGGGCCTCTACCCCAAACAGCTTGCCCGCTGGCGGCAGGCCGCCGAGGATGCCAATGGCCCCAGCGCTCCGAGCATGGCTGATCAGCGAGAACTTCAGCGTAAGAATCAGGAGCTGATTCGCCAGAATCGCCGCTTACAACGCGAATTGGAGAAGAAGGAGAAGGCTCTCTCGGAGGCGGCAACACTGCTGATGCTCTCAAAAAAAGCTCGATCAGCTGTGGCCACGGGACGAGGAACAATGATCCCGCCAGAGGATAGAAGTCAGCTGATGGAATTGTTCCGAGAAGGTCTCAAAGAAGGGGCTTCTGCCACGGCGATTGCAGATCTGATCGGTATCTGCTCACGCACGTTACGGCGCTGGGGCATTGCGTTCCAGACACATGGATTCAGCCAGGATCGCCGCAAAGGCTCTCCACGGAATGTGGCGCACCGATTCACACCAGAAGAGCGGCAGCGCTTAATTCACATCGTCAACGATCCGCGATTCGCGGACCTCACTCCCGCCCAGATCGTGGCCATCCTTGCCGAGGAGCGAATCTATGTGGGTTCAGAGTCCACGATTTACCGCATCATGCGGCAAGAGGGTCTGCTGAACCACCGTGGCAGAACCCGCCTGCCGCGTGAGCCCAGGGAGGTTCCGGTGTTGGAAGCAACGGGCATCCATCAAGTACTGGCCTGGGATATCACCCTCCTCCCCGGCCCCGTGAAGGGGCAGTTCTATTACCTCTACATGGTGATGGATGTATGGAGCCGGCGCATCCTCGGCGCAGAGGTGCATGAGCATGAATGTAGCGAGTTGGCCAGCGCATTCTTTGATCGTGTCTGCCGCGATGAAGGGATCAGCAAGGAGACTGCTGCGGTCCTGCACTCGGACAATGGCGCCCCCATGCGCTCATTCACTCTGGCGGCCAAGATGGCGGAGCTGGGGGTGTCGCTTTCGTTCTCGAGGCCACGCGTCAGCAATGACAACGCCTATGCCGAGTCGTGGTTCCGCACGATGAAATACCACCAGAGTTATCCGCTCAGGCGATTCCGGGATCTGCTTTCGGTGAAAGCCTGGGTGGATGGCTTTGTCGAGTGGTACAACGCTGAGCACCGGCACAGCGGCATCAAGTACGTGACGCCCAATCAGCGCCATTACGGCCAGGCTGACGCGATCTGCGCCATCCGCCAACAGACCTATGAGGAAGCTCGGCAGAGGCATCCTCAGCGCTGGAGCCGGCCACCCCGCAACTGGTTACAGCCACAGGTTGTGAGCATCAACCATCCGCGACCGCAGAAACCTGTGGCTGCTTGA
- a CDS encoding BRO family protein yields the protein MSNTSALVPYVFEGHRIRVSTDQQGEAWFVVADVCDALPVSPMVWAMAIQREEEHCLHSEEGPGAGGFTLALINEAALLRRLLNSDNPSAPRMRRWLTHELLPALQRRHQGRGDLPRHNIEAIRKETATEVLRGADEIIHLTGVSQAEALLSVLEEIQASRSTAGAEVQQRVSHRAGAAWLTADQLADRLDGTLRHTNQRLAAAELQQRNEDDDWQLTEAGRDWGVALPLCSRGERRQQILWDPAVVALLHQTN from the coding sequence ATGAGCAACACGTCCGCTCTGGTGCCCTACGTGTTCGAGGGGCACCGCATCCGGGTGAGCACCGATCAACAGGGCGAGGCCTGGTTCGTCGTCGCCGATGTCTGCGACGCGCTACCTGTAAGCCCAATGGTCTGGGCCATGGCGATCCAGCGCGAGGAGGAGCACTGCCTCCATTCAGAAGAGGGTCCCGGCGCCGGTGGTTTCACGCTGGCGCTGATCAACGAGGCCGCGCTGCTGCGCAGGCTGCTGAACAGTGACAACCCCAGCGCACCCCGGATGAGGCGCTGGCTCACCCACGAGCTGCTGCCCGCCCTGCAGCGCCGTCACCAGGGCAGAGGGGATCTGCCGCGACACAACATCGAGGCGATCCGCAAGGAGACCGCAACAGAGGTGCTGCGCGGGGCAGACGAGATCATCCACCTCACCGGCGTGTCGCAGGCCGAGGCCCTGCTCAGCGTCCTGGAGGAGATCCAGGCCAGCAGAAGTACCGCCGGCGCTGAGGTGCAGCAACGCGTCTCGCACCGCGCAGGGGCGGCCTGGCTGACGGCCGATCAACTGGCGGACCGACTGGATGGCACGCTTCGCCACACCAACCAGCGGCTCGCTGCCGCCGAATTGCAGCAGCGCAACGAGGACGACGACTGGCAGCTCACAGAAGCCGGTCGCGACTGGGGCGTCGCCCTGCCGCTCTGCAGTCGGGGAGAGCGCCGCCAGCAGATCCTCTGGGATCCGGCAGTGGTGGCGTTGCTGCACCAGACCAACTGA
- a CDS encoding AlpA family transcriptional regulator — protein MTSATDRLLRLPEVIHRVGLSRTTIYSLIATGEFPRQIVIGPRAVAWSQQELEDWITSKRQAACSADG, from the coding sequence ATGACATCCGCAACCGATCGACTGCTGCGGCTCCCGGAGGTGATCCACCGGGTCGGCCTTTCACGCACCACCATCTACAGCCTGATCGCCACAGGCGAGTTCCCTAGGCAAATCGTGATTGGCCCGCGGGCGGTGGCCTGGTCCCAGCAGGAGCTGGAGGACTGGATCACTTCGAAGCGTCAGGCGGCCTGCAGCGCTGATGGTTGA
- a CDS encoding integrase arm-type DNA-binding domain-containing protein, which translates to MLSDKAIQALRPDPDRPGTKHHDRDGLYLWVARSGSKTWRKDYRWQGVRRTFTIGSYPAVRLADARKLALELNTWIKTGIDPRTQAPGQQRKQVQNSRRPFTQIAQVWFEHHSASWSPRYCRDMREKLDHFVIPVLGQLDIEAITRSDIETRLLAPILARGAHEQARRCNDVTRRVIEHAVDLELRQDNPAVKARKVIAATRVTHYPRISWVELPELLAVIDRFERQRLAERSSIIALRLMMLTLVRPSELREARWSEVDIEGRQWIIPAERMKTRVRHIVPLSSQARLLFDLQRPISGHTDLVFHTPNHRGNGELRVMSNGCLSMLLRRMGFQGRQTPHGFRGFGQTNCIEQLKIPRVVTEKQLAHADGNSVSRAYDWAEYLEERSDMLQRWADLLDQVAVAAALAPVSELSAEMAGQPSALQAA; encoded by the coding sequence ATGCTCAGTGACAAGGCGATCCAGGCCCTGCGGCCCGATCCGGACCGCCCGGGCACCAAGCACCACGACCGTGACGGCCTCTACCTCTGGGTGGCGCGCTCCGGCTCCAAGACCTGGCGTAAGGACTACCGCTGGCAGGGAGTACGCCGCACCTTCACCATCGGCTCCTATCCGGCCGTGCGGCTAGCCGATGCCCGCAAGCTGGCCCTGGAGCTGAACACCTGGATCAAAACCGGCATCGACCCACGCACCCAGGCCCCAGGCCAGCAGCGCAAGCAGGTGCAGAACAGTCGCCGACCGTTCACCCAGATCGCACAGGTCTGGTTTGAGCACCACAGCGCCAGCTGGAGCCCCCGCTACTGCAGAGATATGCGGGAGAAACTTGATCACTTCGTGATCCCGGTACTGGGTCAACTGGATATCGAGGCGATCACGCGCAGCGATATTGAAACCCGGCTGCTCGCACCCATCCTCGCCAGGGGTGCCCATGAACAGGCCCGTCGCTGCAACGACGTCACCCGTCGCGTGATTGAGCACGCCGTTGACCTCGAACTTCGGCAGGACAATCCCGCCGTCAAAGCCCGCAAGGTCATCGCCGCCACCCGCGTCACCCACTACCCCCGCATCAGCTGGGTGGAGCTTCCCGAGCTGCTGGCAGTGATCGATCGCTTTGAGCGGCAGCGGCTGGCTGAGCGCAGCAGCATCATCGCGCTGCGCCTGATGATGCTCACCCTGGTGCGACCCAGTGAACTCAGGGAAGCCCGTTGGAGCGAAGTTGATATCGAGGGTCGTCAGTGGATCATTCCCGCTGAACGCATGAAGACGCGCGTTCGTCACATCGTGCCGCTCTCATCGCAGGCGCGGCTGTTGTTTGACCTGCAGCGGCCGATCAGTGGCCACACCGATCTGGTCTTTCACACCCCCAACCACCGAGGCAATGGAGAACTGCGGGTGATGAGCAATGGCTGCCTCTCGATGCTGCTGCGGCGCATGGGCTTCCAGGGGCGGCAGACACCCCATGGTTTCAGGGGGTTTGGGCAGACGAACTGCATCGAGCAGCTCAAGATCCCCAGGGTGGTCACCGAAAAGCAGCTGGCCCATGCCGATGGCAACAGCGTCAGCCGCGCCTACGACTGGGCCGAATACCTCGAGGAGCGGTCCGACATGCTGCAGCGCTGGGCCGATCTGCTCGATCAGGTGGCCGTCGCTGCCGCTCTGGCGCCGGTCTCAGAGCTGAGCGCAGAGATGGCTGGTCAACCATCAGCGCTGCAGGCCGCCTGA